A region of the Oncorhynchus gorbuscha isolate QuinsamMale2020 ecotype Even-year unplaced genomic scaffold, OgorEven_v1.0 Un_scaffold_7083, whole genome shotgun sequence genome:
atagagataAAGGGAAAGCTCTGCACTATATAGTgggatatatagggaatagggcactatatctggaaagtagtgcactatataggaatagggctctggtctaaagtagtgcactataggagaTATAGGGAAATAGTGCTctatctaaagtagtgcactatataggggatataaggaaagtagtgcactatataaggaaagggctctggtcacaaagtgcactatataggatatataaggaaagtagtgcactatgaggaaaatagtgcactatataacggaaagtagtgcactatatggaaaagtagtgcactatatagggatataagaaaagtagtgcactatataaggaaagtagtgcactatataggatatATGGAAAGTAGTGCACACTATATaaggaaaagtagtgcactatataaggaaagtagtgcactatataggaatatctggaaagtagtgcactatatagggatataaggaaagtagtgcactatataaggaaataGGGTCTCACTATATAGGATATAtagggaaagtagtgcactatatgagggaaagtagtgcactatataagggaatagtgcactatatgggaaagtagtgcactaagtcgctctggataagagcgtctgctaaatgacttaaatgtaaatgtaaatatctggAAAGTAattgcactatataaggaaagtagtgcactatataggggatatagggaaagtagtgcactatataaggaaagtagtgcactatatggggataTGAGGAATCTGGtaattgcactatatagggatatgagaaagtagtgcactatatgtaagtagtgcactatatagggatactGAGTCTAAAGTAGCACTATATGAggaaagtagggcactatataaggaaagtagtgcactatatgagggAAGTAGGGcactctaaagtagtgcactatatagagatatgagggaaagtagtgcactatatagggatagggctctggtctaaagtggtgcactatataggagatatAGGAAAGCtagtgcactatatgaggaaagtagtgcactatatagggatatctggtctaaagtagtgcactatatgaatAGGGCTCTGCACTAAAGTAGGGATATGAGGAAAGTAGCACTATCTGAGGAAAGTAattgcactacatagggagtagggctttggtctaaagtagtgcactatataggggatatctggaaagtagtgcactatataggatatatgaggaaagtagtgcactatatagggatataaggaaagtggtgcactatataggagatataaggaaagtagtgcactatataggggatatcaggaaagtagtgcactatatagggatataggaaagtagtgtactatatgagggaagtaccactatataggggacTATgagggaagtagtgcactatataggagatataaggaaagtagtgcactatataggggatataaggaaagtagtgcactatatgggaaagtagtgcactatatgaagtagtgcactacatagggaatatgaggaaagtagtgcactatataggggatatctgggaaagtagtgcactatatgagggAATAGTGCTATCTGGTCATAAGGACAGTAGTGCTATATATAgggatataaggaaagtagtgcactatataggggatatgaggaaagtagtgcactatataaggaaagtagtgcactatatagagatatgagaaagtagtgcactatgaggaaagtagtgcactatataggaaaatatataaggaaagtagtgcactataggggatataaggaaagtagtgcactatataaggaaaaagtagcactatataaggaaagtagtgcaaaATATATAGGAatatataaggaaagtagtgcactatatagggagatataaggaaagtagtgcactatatgaggaaagtagtgcactatatagggatatgaggaaagtagtgcactatataggagatataaggaaagtagtgcactatggtaaggtagtgcactatataggaatatgaggaaagtagtgcactatatgaggaaagtagtgcaccatatagagatataaggaaagtagtgcactatatagggatataaggaaagtagtgcaccatataggagatataaggaaaggggtaaggaaagtagtgcactatatgaggaaagtagtgcactagggatatgaggaaagtagtgcactatataggggatataaggaaagtagtgcactataggggatatgaggaaagtagtgcactatatgaggaaAGTAGTATATGGCCAGTCTCTCTGGCTGCTTATAAAACAGGCCTAATGGCCAGTCTCTCTGGCTGCTTATAAAACAGGCCTAATGGCCAGTCTCTCTAGCTGCTTATAAAACAGGCCTAATGGCCAGTCTCTCTAGCTGCTTCTAAAACAGGCCTAATGGCCAGTCTCTCTGGCTGCTTATAAAACAGGCCTAATGGCCAGTCTCTCTGGCTGCTTATAAAACAGGCCTAATGGCCAGTCTCTCTGGCTGCTTCTAAAACAGGCCTAATGGCCAGTCTCTCTGGCTGCTTATAAAACAGGCCTAATGGCCAGTCTCTCTAGCTGCTTATAAAACAGGCCCTAATGGCCAGTCTCTCTAGCTGCTTCTAAAACAGGCCTAATGGCCAGTCTCTCTGGCTGCTTATAAAACAGGCCTAATGGCCAGTCTCTAGCTGCTTCTAAAACAGGCCTAATGGCCAGTCTCTCTGGCTGCTTATAAAACAGGCCTAATGGCCAGTCTCTCTAGCTGCTTATAAACAGTCCTAATGGCCAGTCTCTGGCTGCTTATAAACAGGCCTAATGGCCAGTCTCTAGCTGCTTATAAAACAGTCCTAATGGCCAGTCTCTCCCTAGCTGCTTATAAAACAGTCCTAATCCTAATTGATTGTTTCCGATCTGTCTTACAGAAAATGGTACGTTCTTTTGTAACGAATGTGACTCCAAGTTTGCGGAAGACGAAACCCTGAAGCGCCACGTGCTGCAGGCCCACAGTGACAAGCCATACAAGTGCGACCGTTGTCAGGCTGCTTTTTCGCTACAAAGGAAACCTCGCCAGCCACAAGACTGTCCATACAGGTTCATACAGGCTTTCAAGATGGTTTCTCAATAACTGTGCTTAgtttatttagtttatttagtttatttagcTTATTTAGTTTATTTAGCTTGCAGCCCCTGGCCACAGATGCTAAATTTGCCAGCTTGCTAAATCCATCACGTCATTTGAATCTGTCACATAACCCATAAGTCCATTTCAGATAAAGGTGGTAGCTGAAAGTTTGTTCTGCATGTTGTTGCGTTGCAGGAGAGAAGCCGTATCGCTGCAACATCTGTGGTGCTCAGTTCAACAGACCAGCTAACCTCAAGACCCACACTCGTATCCACTCAGGAGAAAAGCCATACAAATGTGAGACATGCGGAGCTCGATTCGTGCAGGTGAGCCGCGTCTTTGTGTCTGGTTTCAACAAGTTACAGAGGGAATACAATGCTGTTATTTGTTGCTTCCTGCCTGAGGCTGGCCCAGTGTGGGTAcggccccctctccctctccctctacgcTACATGACCCTGTTTCTCAGTTTCCCCCCATAAATCTCATACTATTCTTGAAAATAAATTTTACCCCCCAAATGGCTTGAGATAGATGCTGTGATCACTCACCACCACACCGACCCAGTTGTCTCATAATGTTGTTGTCATGGTCAGGTTGCCCATCTCCGTGCCCATGTGCTGATCCACACCGGGGAGAAGCCATACCCGTGTGAGATCTGTGGAACGCGCTTCCGTCACCTGCAGACGCTGAAGAGTCACCTgcgcatacacacaggagaaaagccctatcatgtaagtgtgtgtgtgtgtgtgtgtgtgtgtgtgtgtgtgtgtgtgtgtgtgtgtgtgtgtgtgtgtgtgtgtgtgtgtgtgtgtgtgtgtgtgtgtgtgtgtgtgtgtgtgtgtgtgtgtgtgtgtgtgtgtgtgtaatgtacctgtgtgtgtgtgtgtaatgtacctgtgtgtgtaatgtacctgtgtgtgtgtgagtaatgtACCTGTGTGAGAGTAATGTACCTGTGTGCGAGTAATGTACCTGTGTGCGAGTAATGTACCTGTGGGAGTAATGTACCTGTGTGAGAGTAATGTACCTgagagagtagtgtgtgtgtgtgtaatgtacctgtgtgtgtgtgtgtgtaatgtacctGAGAGAGTAGTGTACCTGAAGAGTAGTGTACCTgagagagtagtgtgtgtgtgtgtaatgtacctgtgtgtgtgtgtaatgtacctGAGAGAGTAGTGTACCTGTGTGCGAGTAATGTACCTGTGTAGAGAGTAATGCTGCCTGTGTGAGagtaatgtacctgttgagagtAATGTACCCGAGAGAGTAATGTACCTGAGAGAGTAATGTACCTGAGAGAGTAATGTACCTGAGAGAGAGTAGTGTACCTGAGAGAGTAatgtacctgagagagagagtaatgtacCTGAGAGAGGAGtagtgtacctgagagagagtagtgtacctgagagagagtagtgtacctgagagagagtagtgtacctgagagagagTAGTGTACCTGAGAGAGTAATGTACCTGAGAAGAGTAATGTACCTGAGAGAGAGTAGTGTACCTGAGAGAGTAGTGTACCTGAGAGAGTAATGTACCTGTGTGAGAGTAGTGTACCTgagagagtagtgtgtgtgtgtgtgtaatgtacctGAGAGAGTAGTGTACCTGAGAGAGTAATGTACCTAAGAGAGAGTAATGTACCTGAGAGAGAGTAGTGTACCTGAGAGAGTAATGTACCTGTGTGAGAGTAGTGTACCTgagagagtagtgtgtgtgtgtgtgtaatgtacctGAGAGAGTAGTGTACCTGAGAGAGTAATGTACCTGAGAGAGTAGTGTACCTGTGAGAGtagtgtacctgtgtgtgtgtaatgtacctgagagagtagtgtgtgtgtgttgcaatcCATATGTGTCTGCTATTAAACCAGAGAACATTTTATAGACACAGGACAGAAAACGGAGCAAATAATTTTTCttatataatttttttttcaGTGCGAGAAATGCAACTTGCACTTTCGCCACAAGAGTCAGCTTCGATTGCACCTCAGACAGAAACACGGAGCGATTACCAACACCAAGATCCAGTACCGCATGTCTACCACAGAGCTGCCAACAGACCCGACCAAGGCGTGCTGAACCCGAGCAGGCAGATAGTCTAACAGACGGGCCAATCTTGACCACGGCATTCAATGACTCCCCCGACCAACGCGTACAATCATCCCAAAATTGTAGTGCCACACTGTGTCGATCAGGTGATGGTTCAGTAACATGGCAGTGTATGTGTCATTTGAAACGGGTGTCCTCTAACATGTGAACGTAGTACCATCTATGGTATCTTAGTCAATTTTATTGTTTCTATATAAAACCGTATAGATATAATTGTGCTGGGagtgttgttttttaaaatatataagcTTTGAAGGGTCTATAAAAAGCTTTATTttgttgagagagaggggaaaaaaggATGGAGTGTTACATAAATCCAATCAGAGGATAACAGTATTTTATATTAAATCGCTTTTCTGAAAAGTATTGACATTTTTCGATTGGATGGGTGGTAGTATATTTTTTAAGGTAAATGGTATTTCTGGCTGTAATAAAGATGGACAATTTTTCTATACATTTTTCTAATTTAGACGTACATGTTAGTCCGTGTATATTTGACCCTTTTCATgtcacaacaaaaacaaaaacgacaacaaacaaaaacaattcTGAACTCCAGAAGGACTGGCGATCTAAGCGGACAGAATGACGCCTAATGACATAGTTACTACTGTTACCAATAGTTACCAATCAATGAAGTGGGAAGTCATTGTGACAGACTGTGTAATACATTTGAACTATAGCCACTGGGTTGACCTCTGCTGGCAGAGTCAATCTAGAATTAAAATGTTAAAAACATTGCATTTCGAGGTACTGCTTTGAGTATGGACCAAGAAGATATTTTTGCTTCCAAATGTATTTGTATGGATGTGTTATAGTTTATTGTTTAAGTGAACGTTCCCAGTTGTCATTGTACTAGAAGCTACAGTAAAACAGGTGTATCCGATGTTGTTTGTACATACACTGTGTACTGAAGGTGCCTTCTCTATCTGAATTCATTTCTATTCAGCCCAGTTCTGTTTATATACAAAGGTACAACTCAAGGACAAGCACTAGTAGTCCTAgtttttattttgtgtgtgtttaaaaaaaaaacttaaaaaaaaacttttcaccTTATGACATAAATTCATCATTTGCTTGAGCTGTAAATCTTCAGGACTTGTTTTGGGATTGGGCTTTTTTTCTAGTTTTAAAACTGCATTCAACTTGTTGTACAGTTATAGATGTATGCATGTAAAATAAAGGTATTGCATTTCTATGTATTTAAATAACGAGTGAATTGTATTCATTTTAATAGAAGACTAGCATGTTCTGTTTCCAGAAACATAGAAtgcacatttttatttgtcataAGCAAAGACTATTCTTCAAATGTTACGTGTGGTAGACAATTCTTATTTGACAAGTAGCAGATCACAAGGCATCTTGTCAATCGCCAGACATATTGTTATGCAGgtagtgaggacccaaaagcggtttaacagaaacagagtcttttaatgtccaaacacagggaagacatagatcctcttcagaggtatcgattgacaaaatagacaacccgcagagagggcgacaaaataaatcataaagtcctctgatctttacaggagagtccccttctagcagcagaggagaatagcagggttagcggcaacagactgctggtctctccaggtaggcgcgggttgtagaggacagaggtacctgatcacacgtagcatctgaagaagaggcagattacgacaggacgggacaagggtgaagcaaacgagaatctgacaaagacagaagcagaaacagagagagaaatagagacctaatcagagggaaaaagggaacaggtgggagagggtaaacgaggtagttagaggagatgaggaacagctgggggaaggaaaggaagagaaggtaacctaaaacgaccagcagggggaaacgaagtgaagagaaagaacaggaacaagacataacatgacaatacatgacagtacccccccactcaccgagcgcctcctggcgcactcgaggaggaaacctggcggcaacggaggaaatcatcgatcagcgaacggtccagcacgtcccgagatggaacccaactcctttcctcaggaccgtacccctcctaatccactaggtactgatgaccacggccccgaggacgcatgtccaaaatcttacggaccctgtagataggtgcgccctcgacaaggatgggggggggaagacgaacgggcgcgaagaaagggcttaacacaggagacatggaagaccgggtggacgcgacgaagatgtcgcggaagaagaagtcgcactgcgacaggattaatgacctgagaaatatggaatggaccaatgaaccgcggggtcaacttgcgagaagctgtcttaagaggaaggttttgagtggagagccatactctatctaggactcttagtcctacgcttattagcggctctcacagtctgcgccctataacggcaaagtgcagacctgaccctcttccaggtgtgCTCaaaacgttggacaaaagcctgagcggaggggacgctggactcagcgagctgggacgagaacagaggaggctggtacccgaggctactctgaaaaggagatagcccggtcgcagacgaaggaagcgagttgtgagcgtattctgcccaggggagctgttctgcccaagacgcagggttacgaaaagaaagactgcgtaagatttacatttacatttaagtcatttagcagacgctcttatccagagcgacttacaaattggtgcattcaccttatgacatccagtggaacaaccactttacaatagtgcatctaaatattttaagggggtgagaaggattactttatcctatcctaggtattccttaaagaggtggggtttcaggtgtctccggaaggtggtgattgactccgctgtcctggcgtcgtgagggagtttgttccaccattggggagccagagatgcgaccaatagtctgattggcccgttctgcttgaccgttagaccgggggtgaaaaccggaagagagactgacggaagccccaatcaaacgacagaactccctccaaaattgaaacgtgaattgcggacccctgtccgaaacggcgtctgacggaaggccatgaattctgaaaacattctcaatgatgatttgtgccgtctctttagcagaaggaagcttagcgaggggaataaaatgagccgccttagagaactctatcgacaaccgttagaataacagtcttccccgctgacgaaggcagtccggtaataaagtctaaggcgatgtgagaccacggtcgagagggaatggaagcggtctgagacggccggcaggagggagttaccggacttagtctgcgcgcagtccgaacaagcagccacgaaacgacgcgtgtcacgctcctgagtgggccaccaaaaacgctggcgaatagaagcaagcgtactccgaacgccggggtggccggctaacttggcagagtgagcccactgaagaggGACTGACCAGacagtaggaacgggaacgaaagaaggttcctaggacagcgcgcggcgacggagtgtggtGAGTGCCTTTACCTGCCTCtgaattccccagacagtcaaccgggcaacacgcccctcaggagaatcccctcggggtcggtggaggctactgaagaactgaagagacgggataaagcatcaggcttggtgttcttagagcccggacgataagaaattacGAACTTGAAATGAGCGaaaaacagcgcccaacgagcctggcAGCGCGCATTAGggcgtttggcagaacggatgtactcaaggttcctatggTCAGTCAAACGACAAGGAAgggtcgccccctcaaccactgtcgccattcgcctagaggagctaagcggatggcgagcagttcgcggtttcccacatcatagttacgttccggccccggcgacaggcgatgaggaAAAATATGCGCAAGTGGACCTTGTCGTCAGAACGGGAGCTGGGGAAAGAATGAGGCTCCCACGCCCCACCTCTGGCAGCGTCAACCAcgacaatgaactgtctagaggcgtcaggtgtaacaaggataggtgcgGATGTAAAGCGCTTCTTGAGGaggatcaaaagctcctgggcagaaacggaccacttaaagcacgtcttgacagaagtaagggctgtgagaggactGCCACCTGACGAAATACGGATGGCGACGATAGAAAGTCGCgaagccgagaaagcgctgcagctcggcCCGCGTGACTTAGGGGCGGGCCAATGTTGACAACTTGGACCTTAACGGGATCCATCTTTATGCCTTcaagcggaaataacagaaccgagaaatgtgacggaggaggcatgaaagagcacttctcagccttcataagacaaattctctaaaaggtgctggaggacacgtcgagcgtgctgaacatgaatctgggtgacagtgaaaaaatcaggatGTCGTCAAGgtaacgaaaacaaagatgttcagcatgtctctcagtacatcattcactaatgcctgaaagatagctggagcgttagcgaggccgaacggcagaacccggtattcaaagtgccctaacggagtgttaaacgccgttttccactcgtccccctccctgatgcgcacgagatggtaagcgttacgaaggtccaacttagtgaaaaacctggctccatgcaggatctcgaaggctgaagacataaggggaagcggataacgattcttaaccgttatgtcattcagccctcgataatctacGCAGGGGCGCAGTgtcccgtcctttttcttaacaaaaaacccccccgctccggcgggagagaaCTATGGTACCGGcttcgagagctacagacaaataatctttgagagccttacgttcgggagccgacagagagtatagtctaccccgagggggagtggttcccggaaggagatcaatactacaatcatacgaccggtgcggaggaagggaggtggccctggaccgactgaacaccgtgcgcagatcgtgatattcctccggcacccccgtcaaatcaccaggctcctcctgtgaagaagagacagaggaaacaggagggatagcagacattaaacacttcacatgacaggagacgttccaggagaggatagaattactagaccaattaatagaaggattatgacacactagccagggatggcccaaaacaacaggtgtaaaaggtgaacgaaaaatttaaaaagaaatggtctcgctatgattaccagagacagtgagggttaaaggtagcgtttcacgctgaatcctggggagaggactaccatccaaggcgaacaaggccgtgggctccccctaaccgtctgagaggaatgtcatgttcccgagcccaggcttcgtccataaaacagccctccgccccagagtctatcaaggcactgcaggaagctgccgaaccggtccagcgtagatggaccgacaaggtagtacaggatcttgaaggagggacctgagtagtagcgctcaccagtagccctccgcttactgatgagctctggcttttactggacatgaagtgacaaaatgaccagcggaaccgcaatagagacagaggcggttggtgattctccgttccctctccttagtcgagatgcgaataccccccagctgcatgggctcaacacctgagccagtggggggagatggtagtgatgcggagaggggggcaacggataacgcgagctcccttccacgagctcggtgacgaagatcaacccgtcgttctatgcgaatagcgagttaaatcaaggaatccacgctggaaggaacctcccggggagagaatctcatcctttccCTCCgcgcggagaccctccagaaaacgagcgagcaaagccggcttgttccagtcactggaggcagcaagagtgcgaaactctatagagtaatctgttatggatcgattaccttgacatagggaagacagggccctggaagcttcttccccaaaaacagaatgatcaaaaacccgtatcatctcctccttaaagttctgatactggttagtacactcagccctcgcctcccagattgccgtgccccactcacgagcacgtccagtaaggagagatatgacgtaggcgatacgagctgtgcCCCTGGAGtaagtgttgggctggagagaaaacacaatatcacactgggtgagaaacgagcggcattcagtgggctccccagagtaacatggcgggttattaattctgggctccggagattcggaagccctggaagtggccggtggatcgaggcggagatggtgaatatgtttcgagaggtcggagacttgggcggccagggtctcaacggcatgtcgagcagcagacaattcctgctcgtgtctgcctagcattgctccctggatcttgacggctgagtggagaggatccgaagtcgctgggtccattct
Encoded here:
- the LOC124029635 gene encoding B-cell lymphoma 6 protein-like → LLFRYKGNLASHKTVHTGEKPYRCNICGAQFNRPANLKTHTRIHSGEKPYKCETCGARFVQVAHLRAHVLIHTGEKPYPCEICGTRFRHLQTLKSHLRIHTGEKPYHCEKCNLHFRHKSQLRLHLRQKHGAITNTKIQYRMSTTELPTDPTKAC